DNA from Silene latifolia isolate original U9 population unplaced genomic scaffold, ASM4854445v1 scaffold_569, whole genome shotgun sequence:
AGCTGAGTAGGTAATATAATAAAACATCAACATAATacacatgctcctccatcaccaccaccgccatcacaactcataacccggacaacccagccataccgatccccggtagactatacatcgaccgtagccgatctgccagcacgcagctgaggacaccagggcaagtcctgcagaacccgcctgggccttatcaccacaccatactcacctccacctccaccaactccgatGAAATAATATAGTAAAACAGTTCAACGATAAtacttaacggaattaaatcagacaatcaTATAATAACATATAAATCACCGATtcagtcaatccagtcacatagtactatatcaagtccagtgtattcccctacctcaaatagcggtaataagctaactgtagatcagaagtactccacccgaaactcgccacctaaacatatacataacataattaattcgcttaactattcccgttcccatactcaagagtcactataagtagaaactttcccaaattagaagttactaaaaaaatGTAAGTTatccaaaatagaaagtttcctaaaatgggaagtttccaaaAATAGCAACTTACTAAAAAtagcaggttactaaaaatagtaaccttcccgaaatagAATCCCGACTCAAAGCCTAAATATATGATTCCGTCATCGCTACTTAATATCGACTTAATAACTAAAACTACTAATagaaataatagaaataatagtAATGTACATATTTTTCCgacttactaaaaatagaaaccgtaacaaaattacccaaaaacaataactcaacccgacacacaaacacacccccttcaacccgacacaactccctccaacaaccaccagccctcaccgccgaccaccaggcctgacaccaggtctggcctggtcacctccaaccaccaccaacgtggttgacccacgccggtggttacaacaaccaccaccaacaccccctgtcTACAACTCTGCCGCCACAAAACACCACAACAGGCCCATTTCTGACTCGTCTGCCACCACGACACATCCCTGCCACCTCGCCTAACTACCACCCTTGACACCACCGTCGAACGGCgactctgacacacgtggcaccaccgattcgacctcccccgagtccacggtggtgccaccccattatCCCATGTCTGAAATGAAACAAAACCACCCATTTCAACCCCGGCGCTTAATCGCTaccactgcaaccaccaacaGTGACGACAACTACACTCAACCTACCACCACACGACTCGACTCACAACCAGCAACACATCCCACACCCCTACGACTGCTATAAAAGCCCCTAAACGATGTACAACCCAGATCAAACTAGCATGACAGAAAAGAAAAAACAGGGAACCTTACCTACGACGGCCGTCGATCTGCGCTATTCCGGCAAGTACAACCACCCTCGTCCACCAGCAATAGGTTCCCtagactcacggcagaccctactccctccacactcaccggcgtgcgctcGTTGGCTGTAATTGAGGCTTGCGGCGTGGAGGAaaagaggttgatgatgatgatgtgcaaAAATGACGGTAGGAAGGGGATTGGGTTTTAAGGTTGATTTAGGGTTTGgttttagggttttggtgagtggtaaaatggtaaatgggtaagtgggtaaatgggttataacatCTTGACCCAACATGCcacctaaaactataaacccgactcatcttacaatataaatcaattaattacctttacgcttttaccattaccaTAACAACATGTTTTGATTATTTTTACGTTActattaaataataatatctcgctcaatcgataataaaatacggggtattacaaaaaTCTTATTGGGAGAAAAGACACATGCGgttcattttactttgattttatagTAGATGAAAACAAGTGTCTGGCTGGAGTGTTTTGGGCAGATCCGATCTGCATAAAGAACTACATGCTGTTCGGTGAGGTGTTATCAGCAGATGCTACATATggaacaaacaagtacgatatggtgTTTGTGCCTTTCACAGGAGTTGATCACCACAAAAGGTGCATAACCTTTGGAGCTAGGTTGATAGGCGATGAAAGTATTGAGAGTTATACATGGCTGTTCAAGACATTTTTGGAAGCAATGAGCGGGTGCCAGCCGAGAATTATAATTACTGATCAGGACAAATCAATAAAGTCGGTAGTCCCGGAAGTGTTTAAGGAGTCAACACACAGACTGTGCATGTGGCACATAATGATGAAACTAAGAGAAAAAGTCAGTTATCAACTGTTTCAAGATGAGGATTTTAAGACCAGGCTCAAtaggtgtgtttggaacaaccaacTTGAGCCTGATGAATTCGAAGAACAATGGGGGAAGATAATGACTGATTATCAACTTGTAGAACACGAGTGGTTTTCAGATTTGTACGATCTCGGGAACAAAGTGGATCCCCGCCTATTTTAAAGATGTTTCAATGTCTGACTTGATGAGGGTTACTTCTAGGTCTAAGAGTGAAAACAGTTTCTTTGACAGGTTCCTAACACCTCATTTGACCCTTGTTGAGTTTTGGGTGTGCTATGAGAGTGCCTTGGAAGCACAAAGACACAAGCAGTCCAAGTTGAACAGTGACAACAAACACTCTGAAATCCCACGGAAAACAAAGTTAAACCTTGAAGTCCATGCTTCTGAAATGTACTCGcacaacattttcaaagactTCCAAACAGAATTGGTTTCAGCTTTGTCTGATTGTCGTTTTAAAGATGTGGAGAAGATTAATGAGataaaaatatatattctaaCAGACTTGCAGATGCCAAATAAGTCATAGAACGTAGCATATTCACCAGATAACATGGAGATTACTTGTTCATGTTCTATGTTTCAGAGAATGAGCTTGTTGTGCAGGCACTGCCTTTGGATTCTACACAACCAAGATTTtcagaaaataaaagaaaagtacaTAATGCAAAGATGGACAAAAGCTGCAATGAGTAAGCCTGTCTTTGATAAAGATGGTAAACTGATAGATGTCTCTCAAAAGTTTCTGACCAGGAAAAGTTTGAGTACCGAGTGTGGCAAGAGGTTTATTCTTGTGCCAGCGTAGCTGAGTGTGATGATAATGACATGAAGCTTTTGATTGAAAAACTAAGAGATATTAGATTGGATATGATTAGTAACAGAAGTGTTCCagcaaagaagaaagacaagataaaagaaatagaaaagtacgtgggctgcaaaatacctcagaagttggtgattcatgttcctaaaaaatctaaaaacaagggtaggaccaagggcaagagaattgaatcataaatgttaaaagccctaaagaaaagaggaaaagagaagaggt
Protein-coding regions in this window:
- the LOC141639715 gene encoding protein FAR1-RELATED SEQUENCE 5-like, with amino-acid sequence MLFGEVLSADATYGTNKYDMVFVPFTGVDHHKRCITFGARLIGDESIESYTWLFKTFLEAMSGCQPRIIITDQDKSIKSVVPEVFKESTHRLCMWHIMMKLREKVSYQLFQDEDFKTRLNRCVWNNQLEPDEFEEQWGKIMTDYQLVEHEWFSDLFLTPHLTLVEFWVCYESALEAQRHKQSKLNSDNKHSEIPRKTKLNLEVHASEMYSHNIFKDFQTELVSALSDCRFKDVEKINEIKIYILTDLQMPNKHCLWILHNQDFQKIKEKYIMQRWTKAAMSKPVFDKDGKLIDVSQKFLTRKSLSTECGKRFILVPA